Part of the Flavobacterium sp. MDT1-60 genome, CTTACCATAGAAATCTTAGCCGAAAAATGGCAGAGCAAAGTATGGTTTTATTGAAAAACGGAGAAGTAGGTGAGAAGAAAACAAAGTTACTGCCTCTGAAAAAAGAAGATTATAAATCGCTGATGGTGGTAGGGCCAAACGCTGCTTCTTTGGATGCTCTACTAGGAAATTATCATGGAATTACTGATAAAGCGGTGAATTTTGTGGAAGGAATTGCCGGAGCTGTTGATCCTGATACCCGTATAGAATACGATATGGGTTGCGACTTTACAGATACAACCAATTTTGGTGGAGTGTGGGCTGCTTCTATGGCTGATTTAACAATTGCAGTAATTGGTTTTACACCTGTTTACGAAGGCGAAGAAGGAGATGCTTTCCTGGCTGATGGAAAAGGTGACCGAAAAAATATGGATTTGCCTGCTTCACACATTGCCTACATTAAAGCGCTTAGAAAAGGAACGAAAACACCTCTTGTAGCCGTAATTACTGGTGGTAGTGCAGTAGATATTTCGGCAATTGAACCTTATGTTGATGCTATTGTTTTTGCCTGGTATCCAGGTGAACAAGGCGGAACTGCTTTGGCTAATCTTCTTTTCGGAAAAGTATCGCCATCAGGACATTTACCAATTAGTTTCTATAAATCTTTTAGTGATTTACCAGATTATAATAGCTATGCTATGGCAGGCAGAACCTATCGTTACTTCGACAAAGAGGTACAATATCCTTTTGGTTTTGGATTAAGCTATACGACTTTTGGATACAACTGGATTCAAAAACCGGAGAATATTAAATCGACTTCGGATAAAATTTCAATGCAAATAAAAATTGAAAACAACGGAAATTACGATGCTGATGAAGTAGCTCAGCTATATATCGAATATCCAAATGTAGACCGAATGCCATTAAAAGAATTGAAAGCTTTTAAAAGAATATCAATTTCTAAAGGGGATTCAAAAACAATCAGTTTAGAAATTCCACTGACAGAACTTCAAAAATGGGATGATACTAAAAAACAGTTTAAAATTTACGAAGGACAATACAAAGTAAAAATCGGTTCGAATTCGAGAGATGTAATGTTGGAAACGAGTTTTGAAATTGCGAAGTAAGGAAACGAGAATAGAAAATAGAAAATAGAATAGAGAAGCAAGAAGTAAGAAGCAAGATTTTATGCTTTGCTCTTTGTATAAAATAACAGAAGAAAGATGAATAAAAATTTTAAATCAGCTTTTTTTGCAATTCTAGGAGTTTGTTCGCTGCAATTGCACAGTCAGAATTCTAAGCAAAATTTAACCCAATATGTAGATCCTTTTATTGGAACGGGATTTCACGGACATGTTTTTATGGGGGCAAATGTTCCTTTTGGGGCGGTTCAGTTAGGGCCTGTCAATATTTCGCAAGGTTGGGATTGGTGTTCGGGTTATCATTATTCTGATCCGACTATTATCGGATTTTCGCACACGCATTTAAGTGGAACGGGAATTGGTGATCTTGGGGACTTTCTTTTTATGCCCGCGGTTGGTAAAGTCAATCTGAAAAAAGGAAGCGCGAAAGACATGGAGAACGGATATATTTCAGGTTTTGATCATAAAGATGAAATAGCAAAACCGGGTTATTATTCGGTTATTTTGAAGAAAAACGGAATCAAAGCTGAAATG contains:
- a CDS encoding glycoside hydrolase family 3 N-terminal domain-containing protein; the protein is MIFCFGVSMLQGQQKAFPYKNQNLPIDKRVEDLLKQLTTEEKISLLGFESKAIKRLDIPQYNWWNESLHGVARAGKATVFPQAIGMAASFNDDLLNEVANSISTEARAKNNMAVAKDRRLQYMGLNFWSPNINIFRDPRWGRGQETYGEDPFLTGKMGTAYIKGLQGTDPKYMKTAACAKHFAVHSGPEKTRHSIDVIVDEKDLRETYLYAFKKLVDAKVETVMCAYNRVNSEPCCTGKTLLQDILRKEWKFGGHVVTDCWALQDIYEGHKTLPNSVTVAAEAIKRGVNMDCSGLLQKDAINALNQKLITAKDIDNALAPTLRTQFKLGFYDKPEDNPYRKYGIDSIANTYHRNLSRKMAEQSMVLLKNGEVGEKKTKLLPLKKEDYKSLMVVGPNAASLDALLGNYHGITDKAVNFVEGIAGAVDPDTRIEYDMGCDFTDTTNFGGVWAASMADLTIAVIGFTPVYEGEEGDAFLADGKGDRKNMDLPASHIAYIKALRKGTKTPLVAVITGGSAVDISAIEPYVDAIVFAWYPGEQGGTALANLLFGKVSPSGHLPISFYKSFSDLPDYNSYAMAGRTYRYFDKEVQYPFGFGLSYTTFGYNWIQKPENIKSTSDKISMQIKIENNGNYDADEVAQLYIEYPNVDRMPLKELKAFKRISISKGDSKTISLEIPLTELQKWDDTKKQFKIYEGQYKVKIGSNSRDVMLETSFEIAK